CCTGCGAGGCGGCCGGCGTGCTGTGGCTGGACCAGAGCGTGCAGGCCACGGGCGTGCGGCTGCGGCGCGGTGAGGACGGCAGGCTGGGACTGGAGCGCGGCTTCCGCTTCGAGTATTCGCGTGACGGCATCGAGCGTCACACCGGCCGGATGGTGCTGCACGGCCAGCGGCTGGTGTCCTTCGTCGGGCCCACGCGCGCGGACAACACGGCGCAGTTCCCCACCCTGCACTGAGGCAGGACCGCCGCCGCGGACGAGGTGGACCTCAGCGGCCGCGCGGCGGCTCGCCCTTGAGCACGCAGACCAGCACCAGCAGCGCCGTGGCCACGACGAAGACGGTCACGTGGGCCAGCGCGTGATGCCCGTGGGGGAACAGCACGCTCGCACCGACCACCACACCCAGATACAGGACCATCGTCAGCCAGCCCTGCCAGCGGCACGGCAGGCCCCAGCCGAAGCCGAAGCGCTTGGCGGGGAACCAGTAGTCTGACTGCGGATCGGGCATGGCGGCGTTTCCCAGCGACAGCGGTGCAGGTTTGGAACGATTCGCGGCCCCGTCGTTCCCGCGAAAGCGGGAATCCAGCGCCTTGGGTTGGCCTTGCCGCGTAAAGTCGCTGGGTTCCCGCTTTCGCGGGAACGTCGGTCGAGACTTTGTCGGCGCCCTTTACTTCACCACGCGCAGGTGCGGGCGCTTGGCCGGCGGCGGGGTCGGATCGTCCGGGGCCGCGCCATCGGGCGAAGGCGGTTCGTCATCGTCGTGCGGACCTTGCCCGGCGGCGATGTCCTCGGGCAGCGCCATGCCCTGGCCGGTTTCGCGCGCGTAGATCGCCAGCACCGCCGAGATCGGCACGTTGACCGGATAGCTCACCCCGCCGAAGCGGGCGCTGAAACTGACGGTCAGGTTGTCGATCACCAAGTGCGCGACGGCGCGCTGGGCGATGTTGAGCACCACCCTGCCTTCCTTGACCGCACTGGAAGGCACCTGCACCCCGGCCTGGGTCGCATCGACCAGCAGGTGCGGGGTCATGTCGTTGTCGGCGATCCACTCGGCCAGCGCCCGCAGCAGATACGGGCGATGGCTGGTCATCGGGGGCACGTCTTCAGTCATGCCCGCAGTTTAGCCAAGTGCGGGGAGAGAGGGGGAGAAGGCGGCGGCGCAAGCGCCCCCTGCTTATCCGCGCCTCAGCGCCCCACGCTTACCGCTGCCCTCAGGCCGGCAGATCGCGCAGCTTCTTTTCCTGCTCGGTCAGGCTGCGCACGAAGCCCGGATTGCGGAAGATGCGGTTGCCGTAGTCCTCGATCGCCTTGCCGTCCTTGGGCAGGCCGACGTCCAGCGACTGCAGGCGCCAGATGATCGGGGCCATGGCGCAGTCGGCCAGGCTCATTTCCGGGTTGAGGAAGAACTTGCTGGCCTTGAACAGCGGCACCGAGGCGGTCAGCAGCTCCTTCAGGCGCTTGCGGCCGGCATCGGCCTGGGCCTTGTTGCCGAGCTGGATCGCCTGCACCTGCGGCACCCAGTCCACCTCGATGCGCAGCATCGCCAGGCGCAGGCGCGCGCGCGAGAGCGGATCGACCGGCATCAGCGGCGGGTGCGGGTAGCGCTCGTCCAGGTACTCGCTGACCACCGAGGCGGCGTACAGCGTCAGGTCGCGTTCGACCAGGGTTGGCACCGAGTGATAAGGGTTGAGATCGATCAGGTCCTCGGGTGGATTCTGCGGATCGACCGGCACCAGGTCGTAGCTGACGCCTTTGGCGGCAAGCACCAGCCGCACGCGATGGCACAGCACGTCATCGACGGAGGAGAACAGCGTCAGGGTATTTCGCATGCGGGCACTCGTCACCTTATCGGGCTCATCCAGCGACCGGCGTCCGCCGGCCACGCCTGTGTCTGCCAGGCTCCCTGCCTGGGCATCGCGTCGCGGCGTGCCGCGAGACGCGATGAACGTGAACATAGCAGGCAGCCGCGGATTTGCGCACCCCTGCTGGAGGTCATGACCCCGCTTAATGAACGTCCTTCCAGAACTCCTTCTTCAGCAGGAAGGCCAGGAAGGTCAGCGCCGCCAGGAACAGGATCACCCACACGCCCAGGCTCTGGCGCTTGAGGGCGGCCGGCTCGCCGGCGTATTCCAGGAAGTTGGTGATGTCACGCACGGTGCGGTCGAACTCGGCCGGGCTCTCGGTGCCGGGCGAGGCCAGCTCCAGGGCTTCGACCGGCTTTTCCTTGGTCTGCGGGTCTTCCGGGCCGAACTTGGCGTGCTGCAGGCCCTGCAGCTCCCACAGCGGGTTGGGCATGGAGGCGTTGGGGAACAGCTTGTTGTTCCAGCCCAGCGGCCGGCTCTCGTCCAGGTAGAAGGACTTGAGATAGGTATAGACCCAGTCCGGGCCGCGCACGCGCGCGATCAGGCTCAGGTCCGGCGGCATCTTGCCGAACCACTTGGTCGCCCCGTCGTGCGGCATGGCCACCTGCACCTGCTGTCCCACCGGCGCGCCGGTGAAATTGAGGTTGGCCGTCACCTGGTCCTCGGTCAGGCCCAGGTCCTCGGCCATGCGCGAATAGCGCAGGTACTTGAGCGAATGACAGCCCGAGCAGTAGCCCATGAACAGCTTGGCGCCGCGCTGCAGCGAGGCCTTGTCGCTCAGGTCGTTGCCCGCCTGCAGCGTCGCGCCGCCCTCGGCGGCCAGCAGCGAGGTGCTCAGCAGCAGGCCGGCGGCGAAGGCCGCCAGCCGCGGGAGAAGGCGCTTAGTCATGCGTGCTCACCCGGTCG
The window above is part of the Pseudoxanthomonas sp. X-1 genome. Proteins encoded here:
- a CDS encoding DUF3301 domain-containing protein encodes the protein MTPILILILGAAVFFWWNASRAAVERATEVGRNACEAAGVLWLDQSVQATGVRLRRGEDGRLGLERGFRFEYSRDGIERHTGRMVLHGQRLVSFVGPTRADNTAQFPTLH
- a CDS encoding ClpXP protease specificity-enhancing factor, with the protein product MTEDVPPMTSHRPYLLRALAEWIADNDMTPHLLVDATQAGVQVPSSAVKEGRVVLNIAQRAVAHLVIDNLTVSFSARFGGVSYPVNVPISAVLAIYARETGQGMALPEDIAAGQGPHDDDEPPSPDGAAPDDPTPPPAKRPHLRVVK
- a CDS encoding glutathione S-transferase N-terminal domain-containing protein, yielding MRNTLTLFSSVDDVLCHRVRLVLAAKGVSYDLVPVDPQNPPEDLIDLNPYHSVPTLVERDLTLYAASVVSEYLDERYPHPPLMPVDPLSRARLRLAMLRIEVDWVPQVQAIQLGNKAQADAGRKRLKELLTASVPLFKASKFFLNPEMSLADCAMAPIIWRLQSLDVGLPKDGKAIEDYGNRIFRNPGFVRSLTEQEKKLRDLPA
- a CDS encoding cytochrome c1 gives rise to the protein MTKRLLPRLAAFAAGLLLSTSLLAAEGGATLQAGNDLSDKASLQRGAKLFMGYCSGCHSLKYLRYSRMAEDLGLTEDQVTANLNFTGAPVGQQVQVAMPHDGATKWFGKMPPDLSLIARVRGPDWVYTYLKSFYLDESRPLGWNNKLFPNASMPNPLWELQGLQHAKFGPEDPQTKEKPVEALELASPGTESPAEFDRTVRDITNFLEYAGEPAALKRQSLGVWVILFLAALTFLAFLLKKEFWKDVH